A window from Citrus sinensis cultivar Valencia sweet orange chromosome 3, DVS_A1.0, whole genome shotgun sequence encodes these proteins:
- the LOC107177976 gene encoding LEAF RUST 10 DISEASE-RESISTANCE LOCUS RECEPTOR-LIKE PROTEIN KINASE-like 2.1, with product MGKSILPAQIRHCIPTIVCFFIAVPASYSDVDERYALCSRQFYCGTLSPDIGYPFWGDGFRPRYCGRRGFRLHCQGYGNPIPSPKIYMENESFQVSGIDGGRQTMTITPARLDLLGGYCPSVEWPETIINHTLFSYSETVRNLSKFFNCSGGFTSVGKNNFSCPLEDGVINGFYTIDGDFGPLLENRSSSCRSVVKVPVQLTASNFDYLTAGKLSEVLIQGFQVRYRADNESYSACSSSQGICGSNETSDEFACLCRDKPHMSTCPTGKVQSDRLKLVIGLIVGIIGITTACITMPSAVGYQPTLSTEMGSLQERITSTKEGSITSIQAVYVPADDLTDPAPATTFAHLDATTVLSRGLAAKGIYPAVDPLDSTSTMLQPRIVGEEHYETAQRVKQTLQHRRSSHQLCQRPFVER from the exons ATGGGCAAAAGTATCCTCCCAGCACAAATTCGACACTGCATCCCCACAATCGTCTGCTTCTTTATTGCAGTACCGGCATCTTATAGCGACGTAGATGAACGGTATGCATTATGCAGTAGGCAGTTCTATTGTGGGACATTGTCACCTGATATCGGGTATCCTTTCTGGGGAGACGGTTTTAGGCCACGGTACTGTGGTCGCCGAGGATTCCGTCTCCACTGTCAAGGCTATGGGAATCCGATTCCGAgtcctaaaatatatatggaAAATGAAAGTTTTCAAGTTTCAGGAATTGATGGCGGTCGTCAAACGATGACTATCACCCCTGCTCGACTTGATTTGCTTGGTGGTTATTGTCCTTCAGTCGAATGGCCGGAAACAATTATCAACCACACGCTCTTTAGTTACAGTGAGACCGTTCGAAACCTCAGCAAGTTCTTCAATTGCAGTGGTGGGTTCACATCGGTGGGTAAAAATAACTTCAGCTGTCCTTTAGAAGATGGAGTTATAAATGGCTTTTATACCATCGATGGTGACTTTGGCCCACTGCTTGAAAATCGTAGCAGCTCTTGTCGCAGCGTTGTCAAAGTCCCCGTTCAATTGACAGCTTCCAATTTTGATTATCTTACAGCTGGAAAGTTGAGTGAGGTTTTAATCCAAGGGTTTCAGGTGCGATATCGCGCGGACAATGAATCCTATTCGGCATGTTCGTCTTCACAAGGCATATGCGGATCTAACGAGACTTCAGATGAATTTGCGTGTCTTTGCCGCGATAAACCCCATATGTCTACCTGTCCAACTG GCAAAGTTCAGAGCGACAGACTGAAGCTTGTCATAG GTTTAATCGTTGGAATAATTGGCATAACAACCGCCTGCATAACTATGCCTTCCGCTGTGGGTTATCAACCTACCCTTAGTACCGAAATGGGTTCTTTACAAGAAAGAATTACTTCTACCAAAGAGGGGTCCATAACTTCTATTCAAGCAGTTTATGTACCCGCGGATGATTTGACTGATCCCGCTCCTGCCACGACATTTGCCCATTTAGATGCTACTACCGTACTATCAAGAGGATTAGCTGCTAAAGGTATCTATCCAGCAGTTGATCCTTTAGACTCAACGTCAACTATGCTGCAACCTCGGATCGTTGGCGAGGAACATTATGAAACGGCGCAAAGAGTTAAGCAAACTTTACAACATCGAAGAAGTTCTCATCAACTCTGTCAGCGGCCTTTCGTAGAAAGATAA
- the LOC102626327 gene encoding protein SAR DEFICIENT 1-like, with amino-acid sequence MLYNYSNDQFSFSFDSAIGEAVMVNSFKDFFSVLEPLLRRVVNEEVERGLRQYYKFQSLTRSLPLCFQALESSSLKLTFSEELSLPIFTGRKITDIENNPLQIVVVETRSSGRITPANLSQPIKILMVVLDWDFPSGDHDDWSQEEFESNIVKERIGKQPLLTGDVNVTIRNGVAPVEDIEFTDNSSWIRSRKFKISAKVAQGNYHGVRICEAITEAFVVKDHRGELYKKHHPQMLEDEVWRLEKIGRSGTFYKKLTASGIKTVQDFLKMSIVEPQKLRRILGTGMSEKMWEATIKHARTCIMGNKLYIFRGPNSIIFLNPICQVVRATINGQTFLTRDLPNLNGYIGNLVREAYSNWHSLEVVEGVSNALLTQGTYI; translated from the exons ATGCTTTACAATTATAGCAacgatcaattttctttttcctttgacAGTGCAATTGGAGAAGCGGTCATGGTGAATTCCTTCAAGGACTTCTTTTCAGTGTTAGAGCCTTTGCTGAGACGAGTG GTAAATGAAGAAGTGGAGCGTGGACTAAGACaatattacaaatttcaaTCTTTAACTAGGTCTCTTCCATTGTGTTTCCAGGCACTCGAATCATCAAGCCTCAAACTTACCTTTAGCGAGGAACTTTCCCTCCCAATCTTTACTGGTAGAAAAATCACCGACATCGAAAACAACCCTCTTCAAATTGTTGTTGTAGAGACAAGATCAAGCGGCCGTATTACTCCTGCCAATCTTTCTCAGCCAATCAAAATACTGATGGTGGTTCTAGACTGGGACTTTCCTTCTGGGGACCACGACGATTGGAGTCAAGAAGAGTTTGAAAGCAACATTGTGAAGGAAAGAATAGGGAAGCAGCCGTTGCTCACCGGTGATGTCAATGTTACGATTAGAAACGGGGTTGCACCGGTTGAAGATATTGAGTTTACAGACAACTCAAGCTGGATTAGGAGccgaaaattcaaaattagtgCTAAGGTGGCACAGGGGAATTATCATGGTGTTAGAATTTGCGAAGCCATTACTGAAGCTTTTGTTGTCAAAGATCATCGAGGAGAAT TGTACAAGAAGCATCATCCACAAATGCTAGAGGATGAAGTATGGCGTCTTGAGAAGATTGGGAGAAGTGGAACTTTCTACAAAAAACTGACGGCTTCAGGAATTAAAACAGTTCAAGACTTTTTGAAAATGTCTATTGTGGAACCCCAGAAGCTTAGAAGG ATTTTGGGCACTGGAATGTCCGAGAAAATGTGGGAGGCGACGATAAAGCATGCAAGAACATGTATTATGGGCAACAAGCTTTATATATTCCGTGGGCCGAATAGCATCATCTTCTTAAATCCCATTTGTCAAGTTGTTAGGGCAACGATTAATGGCCAAACATTCCTTACTCGCGATCTCCCTAACCTTAATGG CTACATCGGGAATTTGGTGAGAGAAGCATATTCAAACTGGCATTCTCTTGAGGTGGTTGAAGGAGTTTCGAATGCCCTACTAACCCAAGGTACATATATTTAA
- the LOC102625754 gene encoding PR5-like receptor kinase, whose translation MSNGSLEKFVYNGDTSKPCQYLRWEKMYEIVIGIAKGLEYLHRGCSTRILHFDIKPHNILLDEDFCPKISDFGLAKLCTTKEGIVSSLLGARGTIGYIAPEVFSRNFGEVSHKSDVYSFGMMIMELVGCKNNLDSGVDNSSEVYFPHWIYRHVEQDREFKLPGVVTRKGNEIAKKMIIVGLWCIQARPSDRPPMNEVIEMLQGSTEALQIPPTPFLSSPPRAPIDSSTFSTLGHNDQN comes from the coding sequence ATGTCGAATGGATCGCTTGAAAAATTCGTTTACAACGGAGATACTTCAAAGCCCTGTCAGTATTTGAGATGGGAAAAGATGTACGAGATTGTTATTGGAATAGCCAAAGGCCTTGAATACTTGCATCGTGGATGCAGCACTAGGATTTTGCATTTTGACATAAAACCTCATAACATTCTTCTCGATGAAGATTTCTGTCCTAAGATCTCTGATTTTGGGCTGGCAAAACTCTGCACTACGAAAGAGGGTATAGTGTCGTCGTTACTGGGGGCTAGAGGGACAATCGGCTACATTGCTCCAGAAGTGTTCAGTAGAAACTTTGGAGAGGTGTCACACAAGTCTGATGTGTACAGCTTTGGAATGATGATAATGGAATTGGTTGGATGCAAAAATAATCTGGACTCTGGAGTTGATAATTCTAGCGAGGTATATTTTCCACATTGGATTTACAGGCATGTTGAGCAAGACAGAGAATTTAAATTGCCTGGTGTCGTAACCAGAAAGGGAAATGAAATTGCCAAAAAGATGATTATTGTGGGTTTGTGGTGCATACAGGCCCGTCCATCTGATAGGCCGCCAATGAATGAAGTGATAGAAATGTTGCAGGGAAGCACTGAAGCCTTGCAAATCCCACCAACGCCTTTCCTGTCTTCTCCTCCAAGAGCCCCAATAGATTCTTCCACTTTTTCAACGTTAGGGCATAATGATCAGAATTGA